A window of Callospermophilus lateralis isolate mCalLat2 chromosome 13, mCalLat2.hap1, whole genome shotgun sequence contains these coding sequences:
- the Grem2 gene encoding gremlin-2: protein MFWKLSLSLFLVTVLVKVAEARKNRPVGAIPSPYKDGSSNNSERWHHQIKEVLASSQEALVVTERKYLKSDWCKTQPLRQTVSEEGCRSRTILNRFCYGQCNSFYIPRHVKKEEESFQSCAFCKPQRVTSVLVELECPGLDPPFRLKKIQKVKQCRCMSVNLSDSDKQ, encoded by the coding sequence ATGTTCTGGAAGCTTTCCCTGTCCTTGTTCCTGGTGACTGTGTTGGTGAAGGTGGCAGAAGCCCGGAAGAACAGACCTGTGGGTGCCATCCCCTCACCTTATAAGGACGGCAGCAGCAACAACTCAGAGAGATGGCATCACCAGATCAAGGAAGTGCTTGCCTCCAGCCAGGAGGCCCTGGTGGTCACCGAGCGCAAGTACCTCAAGAGTGACTGGTGCAAGACCCAGCCACTGAGGCAGACGGTGAGCGAGGAGGGCTGCCGCAGCCGCACCATCCTCAACCGCTTCTGCTATGGCCAGTGCAACTCCTTCTACATCCCGCGGCACgtgaagaaagaggaggagtCCTTTCAGTCCTGCGCCTTCTGCAAGCCCCAGCGTGTCACCTCGGTCCTGGTGGAGCTCGAATGCCCCGGGCTGGATCCACCCTTTCGACTCAAAAAAATCCAGAAGGTGAAGCAGTGCCGATGCATGTCCGTGAACCTGAGCGACTCTGACAAGCAGTGA